Part of the Psychromonas sp. psych-6C06 genome, CACAGGAAAAAAAGAAGCTAATTGAAAATCAAAAAAGCTTTTTAGCACAGCCAATGAACGGCTCAACTATCAAAGTTTTGAATACTCTTTTTCCTGCTAATCCACATCAACATATATTTACTCTCGAAGAGTTAGCGTCAGTACAACAGAGTGATGTCGAAGCGCTTTATACACAACTCTTTTCAAGTAGTAATGGTTATAAATTAACGGTAGTAGGAGACTTCGACCTCGATGCTATGAAAACGTTAGTATTACAATATGTTGCAACATTGGCGGGGGGAGAGTTACACACCTTTGACACAACGCCACAGTCGCTTATTCAACAAGCGTCCACTATCAATGAAACAACTAATCCACAAGATAATGCCTCGGTTAGCTTTATTAGCATCACTAATAACCCTAATAAGGATATTAAAGCTGTTTATCAAGCAGACTTAATGCGACGTATTATTACACAAACATTAAACAGAGTTATTAGGGAAGAGTTTTCACTAACCTACTCACCTTATGTTGCCGTTTACGATCAACAAACGGGTAATGCCTTTACGCAAGTGATTATTCAGGCAACGACTAAGACCGATGATGCGCAAAAAACACAACACCTCATTGAAGGCATTATTAATGACTTCATCACTGATGGCATCACTCCAGAGCAGTTAGCAGACCATCAACGAGGCCTAATACAGGGGATGTTATCTAACTTAAATAAATCCACTGATAGACAATGGCTCTTACATCGTGACCACCTACAAGGGTTTGAGCTAGATTCAACTACTAATGCGAAAGAAATTGTTCACAATATTTCTCTTACTGATATGAATCAATTCATTAAAGAGTACCTAGATCCTAGCAAGACAGTAAAAATTATTAACCAGCCTAAATAGTGAATCCAAGCCTTCTACCTTGGTGTAGAGGGCTTACACTTCCCCCATTTAAAGCAAATAGATTAAATATTTGATCTAAATTTTGCGTAGGAAAACAGCTAAATTTAAGGCGTAAATTGATGACACTATCGAGATCTTAACTTCGTTAATGTTTTAATGGTTGTTCGCTTTGCAAAACTTATAACGAAGAAGTGTATTTTTTTAACTAGCAAAATAGATCAGTTATTTAATGGATTTGGTATAAACAGTATTTCCAACCAATTTCGATACATAGCTAACTTTTTATGAGCCCGAGACATAAAAAAACCCTTGTTTGATCATCAAACAAGGGTTTTAAATTAGCGAGCCTATCTAAAAGCGCGTTTATTTGTCCATATGAACATCCATTTGCGGGAATGGAATTTCAATACCCGCTTCATCTAGACCATCTTTGATTGCTTGCATCAATTCAAAACGTACAGGCCAGTAATCATCACTATTTACCCATGGACGTACCACGAAGTTAACGCTTGAATCAGCCAGTTCAGCAACCGCTACTGTTACACCTGGATCTTTTAAGACTAGTGGGTTAGCGGTTAATACTGCTTCTAATACTGATTTCGTTTTAGCTAAATCCGCTTGGTAGCTAACACCAATCACCAAGTCGATACGACGGGTTGGTTTACGAGAATAGTTAATAATATTGCCACCCAAAATCGATGAGTTTGGTACCACTACAAACTTATTATCAGGTGTTACTAATGTCGTTGCAAAAATTTGCACCGATTCAACACTCCCTGCAATCCCTGCTGCTTCAATGTATTCGCCCGCTTTGAATGGACGTAAGATAACGATTAATACACCAGAAGCAAAGTTAGAAAGTGAGCCTTGAAGTGCTAGACCTACAGCTAAACCAGCTGCACCGATTAATGCAATAAACGAAGTGGTTTGCACACCAATACGGCTAAGGGCTGCAATTACAACAAAGGCAATAATTACGTATTTCACCATGTGCGAGACAAACTCAACAATAGTCGGGTCTAATTCACGTTTAGTTAACACTTTATGGAAACCATTAGCAATAACACGCGCAATGATCATACCAATAATCAGTGTTAATAGTGCTGAGACGATGTTTAAGCCGTACTCAATAATCAATCCTTGATTGTTATTTATCCATTCTAAGCTATTCGCCACTACATCAGCACTATTTTCTAAGCGCTCTCCAATGACCTCTTTAGCTGTTTCTGCTGCTACCGGTACTGCGTTTTCATCTGCCATGCTTATTTCCTTATTTAGCTTTGTTTAAGTTGATTTTCAAAAAATGCCCATTGAGCTTTAAAGTTTTGTGTTGGTTTTTGTTTAAATTGCGAGCGAACAAACTGATTCATACGCCCTTCTACGTAAGCCAGTAACAAATTAGCAATCACCGTTTCATCAGTGTTTAATTTGTCACCACCTAACATCGGTTTTTCACGTAAAATTTGCTTGATTTGTGACTCTATTTTAGAGAACACATGCTCTATACGTAACTGCAAACGCTCATTCTCTCCCAGTAACGCATCCCCCGTTAAAATGCGCGTAATACCCGGGTTTTGTTCTGCAAAACCCAGCAAGAAATGTAACAGATGCTCAATACGAGTAAAGGTTTGTTTTTGCTGTTCTTTAATTAAATTAATTTGTGTAAAAACGGTATTTTCAATAAATTCAATTAACCCTTCAAACATACGCGCTTTGCTTGGAAAGTGGCGATATAACGCAGCCTCAGACACTCCAACCTGGGCAGCTAATTTCGCCGTTGTGATACGTTGACCAGGCTTGCCTTCTAGCATCACCGCTAAAGCACGTAAAATATCATCCTTACGATTTATTTTCTTCTTTGTTGCTGTAACCATTACCGTAAACTTCCTTTAATTATCGTTTTCCTGAGTGGCCGAAACCACCCTCGCCTCGATCTGATGACTCAAAGCTATCTACCACTTCAAATTTTGCTTGAACGACAGGCAAAAAAACTAATTGCGCCAAGCGCTCTCCCGCTTCTAGCGTAAAAGCACGATCACTTCTATTCCAACAAGAAACCATTAAAGGCCCTTGATAATCAGAATCGATCAAGCCGACAAGATTACCCAACACAATGCCATGTTTATGCCCTAACCCTGAGCGAGGCAAAATAGTGGCCGCTAAATTAGGATCTTCAATATGAATCGCAATACCCGTTGGGATAAGCTGTGTTTCACCAGGTTGAATCACTATGGAATGATCAACACAAGCACGTAAATCCATACCAGCAGAGCCAATTGTTGCATACTCTGGCAGTGGAAACTCAGTGCCAATACGTGGGTCGAGAATTTTAAGCGAAATTTGTTTCATTTTTATTTACCCAGCAAAATATTGTTGTGCAATGATTGCTAACAATTGCTGTGCAACGATTTTCTTGTCGGCAAGAGTTATAGCAAACCTTTCTGTTTCAGAAAATACTGTTAACGCATTTTTTTCACTATTAAAACCTTGCCCTGATTTTGCAACATCATTTGCAGCAATTAGTTTTAATTTTTTGCGTTTTAACTTGTCTAATGCGTAACGTTCAACATCTTGTGTTTCAGCGGCAAAACCAACACAAAAAGTATTGTCGTTAGCACTGGCAACATCAGCAATAATGTCAGGGTTTTTAACTAGCTTAATAGTGAGATCATCAACCCCTTGCTGTTTTTTCATTTTCTGGTCAGCGACCTGCTCTGGGCGGTAATCGGCAACAGCAGCACAGGCAATAAAAATATCGCAATCATTTAAGCCCTGTAAACTCGCTTGGTGCATATCAACCGCACTAAGTACGTCTATACGGTTAACACCTGCGGGTGTTGCTAAATGAACAGGCCCACTAATTAACGTAACATTAGCGCCCATCTGTTGTGCAGCTTCGGCCAACGAAAAGCCCATTTTTCCTGAACTATGATTACTAATGTAACGCACTGGATCTAATGCTTCTTGCGTTGGCCCCGCAGTAATGGAGATATTAACACCCGCTAAAATAGGCTTCTCAGGATTAAAAAAATCGATCGCTCTCGTCACTAGATCATCAGGCTCTAACATGCGACCAGGACCAATATCACCACAGGCTTGTGGTCCCTTTCCTGGCCCCCAAATATGTAAACCACGTTGCGCTAACACATTGATGTTTTCCTGTGTTGCTGGTGCTAAATACATCTCCATATTCATTGCTGGCGAGACTGCAATAGGCGCAGGAGCAGCCACACAAAGTGTAGTTAATAATTCATCGGCAAACCCAGCTCGTAAACGCGCTATCAAATTTGCAGTTGCTGGCGCAAGTAAAATAAGATCAGCCCATTTAGCGAGCTCAATATGCCCCATTCCTGCTTCGGCACGCGGGTCAAGCAACGAGTCCGCGACTGCATGGCCCGATACAGCTTGCATGGTCAGGGGGGTAATAAACTCTTTGGCAGAATTGGTCATCACAACTCTTACATCAGCCCCTTGATCCTTTAAACGACGTGTTAATTCGGCACATTTGTAAGCAGCAATGCCACCCGAAATACCTAATAATATTTTTTTTCCAAGTAAAGCAGACATAAAAAAGACTCGTTCGAGGGTTCAAAAAAGAGTGCAAGGATAACATAAACATTTTCAGCAAGATGTGATTTTATCGACTAGATTTAATATCAATTAAACATAAACAAGAGTGTAATAAGAACAAAAAATGGTGACTCTTAAAGATTGGCCAAACCAAGAACGTCCGCGTGAAAAGTTATTACTAAGAGGCAGTAGCGCGCTTTCTGATGCGGAATTACTTGCGATTTTTTTACGCACGGGTTGTAAAGGCATTGATGTGGTTGAACTATCTCGATTACTGATTAGTGAGTTTGGTTCTCTACATGCCCTTTTTGGCGCTTCTGAAAGTGATTTTTGCGCTAAAAAAGGACTTGGGCAAGCAAAGTTTGTGCAACTACAAGCGGTATTAGAGATGTCACGACGATACCTACAAGAGCCTCTGCAAAAAGGGGAGTGTTTAACCAGTGTAGAACAAACTAAAGCGTTCTTAATTGCCAAGATGCATGCTTATCCACATGAAGTTTTCGGTGCAATATTGCTAGATACCCAACATCAAATCATCTGTTTTCATGAATTCTTTTTTGGATCAATTGATAGTGCAACCGTCCATCCGAGAATTATTGTTCAGAAAGTATTACATGAAAATGCAGCTGCAATTATCTTGGTACATAATCACCCAAGTGGCGATCCAACCGCCAGCATTTGCGACCGAAAAATAACCGAAAAAATCATCGATGCAATGAAATTAATTGACGTTCGAGTTTTGGATCATTTCATCGTTGGACACCAAAAAACTACCTCTTTTGCCGAAAAAGGGTGGATTTAATGCTTTAATTCACAGATTTGTTGATCTTTCATACTCAATCATGTATAAAATGCGCCCTCGACGCCTTTGGCGACGGCTAAAAAAGGTGTTCGACTATTTTGCTCGAGTAAAACTATTATTTTGGAGAAAGCGACATGTCTAGAGTATGTCAAGTTACAGGTAAGCGTCCAGCTACTGGTAACAATGTATCACACGCAAAGAACCGCACACGACGTCGTTTCTTACCTAACCTACAAACACACCGTTTTTGGGTTGAGAGTGAGAACCGTTTTGTTAAATTACGCCTAACTACTAAAGGTATGCGTATCATCGATAAAAAAGGTATTGATTCAGTTTTAGCTGATATCCGTGCCAATGGTGAGAAAGTTTAAGGAGCTTTAAAATGCGTGATAAAATTCGTTTAAATTCAAGTGCTGGTACTGGCCATTTTTATACTACTGATAAAAATAAAAAGACTATGCCTGAAAAGTTTGAGATCAAGAAATTTGATCCAGTTGTACGTAAGCACGTTATGTACAAAGAAGGCAAAATCAAGTAATTTTGATTTTATCTGATAAAAACCCAGTTTATACTGGGTTTTTTTATGTCTAAAGAAAAGTGAGAAAGGATGCGACTATCAAAAAGAGGCTGGAACAATGTGCTTATCTTTGGCGTATTGATCATTGTTTTTCTATTCAACTTTAGCCATAAACTACTACTCAAGCCTAAAGTGCATGAACGCACATTAATCAGTAACGATGTGTTGATCGTAGAGATAAAAACACCAGACTTTTCTATTAAACGTGTCGGGCGAGGCTGGATAAGTGAGCCAAATTTAGGGTTATCTGAACATCAACTGTCACTATTGGTACAAAATTGGCAAAACCTGCCCCTTTCCACACAAAGTGCCATCACTCCCCCAGAGAGCAGTTTCATTATGCAAGTTTATACTGCCAATGAAGTACAACCAATTATTGTGCACTTAATACAGCAGGGCGATAATTACCTATTACAAACCGATCAAACCATGTCACTGTTTTTAAGTAGTGAACAGCTACCTCTATTTCTTGGTCGATAACAGTTAATTAGTCATGATGCTTACGACTTAAATCACGCGCTAAAATAAGCGATAGACCAATCATCTGTAAAAAAATAGACCAATTGCGCAACGTAGAAACTTCGCTACGTAAATGCATTTGTAACTCCACCAGCTCCAAATTAAGAAAAAATTTACTGTCTATCTCGTTTCTTATCGCTTCTTGATAAAGGTCGATCTGGTTATCCACAACTTGAATATCATCAACGCGTACCTTTTGATGTAAGTGCTTTTCTAGTAAAAGCACAAACTGAGAAGCAACGGTCTTATTAATTTCTCCCTGATTTACAAGCAGATAAAATATTTCCCGTTTGCGTTCAATTCCCTCTATTTGCTCCCACAATAAACCGATCTCTTTGTCATTATTGCTCATCTGCATCGATAAACTGTTGAGTTGATTAGTTTTAGCATCAATGAAAAAGTGACTAATAAGGGCTGCCAATATGTTGAATAGCAAACCGATTAACACAACAAACCAAGTGGGCACGCGAGACATCATTTATCTTCCCAAACCAATAAACTTAAAGAGATACACTGCCATTTGCAGAAGCTGAAGGTAAAATTGAAGTATAGTGTGCGTTACAGAAATGTTATAACGGCTATATTCGAATCAAGGAGAACAACAATGCCTGAATTACCAGAAGTGGAAACCAGTCGCCGTGGAATTAGCCCGCATATTATTGGCTCAACGGTTTACGATGTGGTTGTTCGCCAACCCAAACTGCGTTGGCCGATTCCAGCAACACTTCTAGCGCATTTAAAGGCACGTAAACTACTCTCCATTGATAGGCGAGCTAAGTACTTGCTACTCAATTTTGAAACAGGCACCCTACTGATCCATTTAGGCATGTCTGGTAGTTTACGTATCTGCACAGAACAAAGCCCGATAGAAAAACATGATCATGCCGATATTATTTTTGATAATTGCTTATTACGTTATACCGACCCGCGACGTTTTGGCGCAATTTTATGGTTAGGCGATAATCCGCAAGACTCTTCACTATTAGCCCACCTTGGTCCCGAGCCACTCAGTGAGAGCTTTACTGCCGAGCACCTCTTTCAATTAGCAGGTAAACGAAAAATTCCGGTGAAACAATTTATTATGGATCAAAAGGTGGTGACGGGTGTGGGAAACATCTATGCAACAGAAGCGCTTTTTATCGCCGGTATTAGCCCAATACGCGCAGCTGGAAACATCTCCGTCAAGCGTTACCAATTACTTTGTCTCGCAATTAAAGACATTTTAGCCAAAGCGATACAACAAGGTGGAACAACATTAAGAGACTTTGTCGGGGGTGATGGTAAACCGGGCTATTTCCAACAGACACTCCATATCTATGGAAAAACAGGCAGTGACTGCCCTAAATGCCAAACCGCCTTAAAATCGCTTAAATTAGCGGCTAGAAACAGCGTATATTGTCCCAAATGCCAGAAGTAAGTTTTACTCAAGAGGTAAATGGTTAGATTAAAAGCCAGACAATCATACTTTTTGCGATACGGGTACAGTTAAGTTTACTTAGCTCAAGAAAAATCATCGTGTTAACACGATGATTTAACGAAGAGCCACGAGACAATAGTGCTATTCAGAACCTACATTATCTCGTCATTTTCTTCACAAAAACCACCACAAAGAGTGCGATGGTAAAACTACCGGTAAAGGCCTCAAGGGCGGCTACGACTCGCGAGAACCCGACGGGAATAAAGTCGCCGTAACCTAAAGTGGTAAAAGTTACTACGCTGTAATATAAACATTCAAAAAAGAAGATAACGTTCTGCTCTAACGTTTGCTGCATTGAGAAAACCTGAAACTCTCCACCAAAACGCAACCCAAAGATATAATAAAAAAAAGCACTGAACACGATCAGCGCCCATGAGAACAACACCACCCGTAAAGGGTCTTCGCCGTAACCACAAAACAGATCGACGATTTTAGAGGAGAGGCGAGTCATCGAATAGAGTGGTTCTTGAAAACGCCGCATGGTTAACTCTTTACGTAAAAATGGTCCCGCCAACATAACCAAACCTTGTTGCTCACTGGTCTTTCTTAAATTACGGTAAATCTCTTCTGCTTGCTCATAAAAATCTATCGCCTGTTCATGATCGCCCTGTGCTTCTAATTGCTTAGCACTATTTTCTTGAATAATCGTTTTGCCTACCTTGATATGCTCTATCTTAGTATCATGAAATTTAATGCCCAATAGGTTGCACTCTTGCAAATGAGCACAATGAATATTGGCATGTGCTAAATCCGCTTTCATCAAACTGGCTCGAATTAAAATAATATTAAAAAGATGCGCACCACGTAAATTCGCGCGATACAGGTCCGCTCCAGTTAAATCAAAGCCACGCTGCGCCCCCTTTTTAACCAGATTCAAATTCTCTAAATTAGCATTTTTCAAGCAAATACCATGTAACATTCCCCCGTCACGTGCATGCTTTTCTAATTTTTGAGCAGTATCGGGGTCTGATTTAACAATGTCAGGATCATGCCAGTAACAAAATTCCGATGAATGGGTGTGCGTATGGCAACGATCGCCAAGGTGGTTGATATAACTACACGTTTCTTTTTTAGACATGACTATTCCCTCGCTATTTTTTAATTATAGAAAGAGAAAAAGGTTTTGCTTGGAAGGGGTGTTTTTTTAAACCTGTTTTGTGATTAGCGCTTTCTGCACACAACAAGGGGCAAGCTGGCTAATATCACCATTATGCTTAAATACCTCTTTGACAACGGTCGAAGAGATAAACCCCGTTTCGCCATTAGCGGCCAGCAATATCGTTTCTAATTGTGGGTTTAATGCTTTGTTTACTTGTGAAAGTTGTATCTCATAATCGGCATCGGTTGTACCACGAATACCACGAATTAATGCCTGCGCTTCTTGTTGTTTTGCTAAATCAGCCAGTAACCCAGAAAAAGGCAATACGTGTACACCTTCAATCTGTTGTGTCGCTTCTGTCACCAGCGCACAACGTGTTTGCAAATCAAAAAGTGTATTCTTGGTTTCATTTTTAGCAACGCCAACAATAACGCGATCCGCCAATCGTGAAGCGCGTATAATGAGGTCAAGGTGACCATTGGTGATCGGGTCAAAAGAGCCTGGAAAAATAACCGTTTTCATTGATACCCTCTACTTTACAACTGCGTCATTAATCTCTTTGAGTTCATCACGGGCAGACTCTGCATTCCAATAAAAGCTATACCAAGGCTCAGGGTTCTCCTCAGATCGAAACGTCGCTTTAGGGAACTCAATGGATATATGGTTATCTTCAAAGGAGTAAACGGATGCTCCGACCTTAACATCGCTGGCTAACCAAAAGACAATAAAAAGTACTAATGGGTAGATAAAAAATAGTTTAAACATTGTGCTTCCTTTACGCTTGTCGAAACAGTTTATTTCCCTTAAGACAAGTTATTGTTTAATTAAATGATGGTATTTTTCTATCATTATTTATTACGATTATCTCAACAACCATTCACTATTTCCAATAAAAAATAAAAAGCTATTTAAAACAAATGATTATTTACAATCGTCAAAAATAAGCCAAAAGTTGCATCATTAATGCTTTTTTTCCCAGCAATCTGCTCTATCTTTAAAGGTATCATTTCAGTGCACAGGAGAAAATACTCATGACCTATAACAAAATTATTGTTAGTGAAGCGATGAAAAGTACGTTTCTAACCTTGGCATTATTTACCCTGTTTGATCTCTTTATTCAGGGCTATAGCAATTACCACAATTGGATTATCTGCTTATATATCGTTTTATTTAGCGTTTATTACCTACTTGCTAAGCGATTCCTATAGCTTAAGTAAAACTTACTGTTTCTTGAGATTGCTTAAAAATAGCTTGCGATAAAAACGTTAAAAATTCATCACCACTGCGATCATCAATCCATTGACCATCCACATAATCATAATGATGGCCATTTTCTAATGTCGCCAACCACACTTGATGCAAAGGTTGTTGGCGATTAATAATCAGCTTACTACGATTTTCGAACTCTAAGGTTAGCAACCCTCCATTTTGGTCATAATCTACGTCTGCACCAGATTCTTCAATACAATCTTCTATGGTTTGGTACAACTCATCTGCTAATTGTTGAAATTGACTGTCATTCACGATCTATCTCCTTTGCTTTTTAACACTGAAGTGCGATTATAGAGGGCTAAAATTATTTAACTAGGATAAGCGATGAAAAAGCTAAATTTATTATTAATACCCGTGCTTTTTTCAAGTTTATTAGTTGGTTGTGGCATGAAAGGACCACTTTATCGTGCTCCTGAAACACCAACAGTAGAAAAACAACCACCAGCACCAGAAAAAACGATAGCAGAGCAAAATAGTGAAACGCTTGAAGATGAGTAACCAATCACTCAAGATTGTGCTTATTTATTAGCTATTACATAATTCACTCTCTACTTTATAAATTCAAGAAAATAAAAAGGATTTAACATTGGATCACTTTAATTATCAAAATGATGGCCGTCTTTTTGTTGAAGGACTTCCTATCGAAGACGTTATCGCAAAATCAGGTACGCCTGCTTACATCTATTCTCGTGCGACGATTGAACGTCACTGGAAGGGTTTTGATGAAGCAGCGGGTAGCCATCCCCACCTAATCTGTTATGCGGTTAAAGCAAACTCTAATCTGGGTGTCTTAAACCTAATGGCGCGATTAGGATCCGGTTTTGATATTGTCTCTGTGGGTGAATTATTACGTGTTATTCAAGCCGGTGGCGATCCTAAAAAAGTTGTTTTTTCAGGTGTAGGTAAAACAGAAGTTGAAATAGCGACAGCTCTTCAAGCAGGCATCTACTGCTTCAATATTGAATCAATTTCTGAGCTGTACCGAATTAATGACGTCGCCGGCACATTAAATATGCAAGCGCCTATTTCTATTCGTATTAACCCCAATATTGATGCTGGTACACATCCTTATATCTCAACAGGCTTAAAAGAGAATAAGTTTGGTATCGATATCGAGCAAGCTTCAACTGTTTATCATTTAGCAAACGATCTTGAGTTTATTGAAGTAAAAGGTGTTGATTGTCATATCGGCTCACAAATTACTGAAGTAGCCCCTTTTATCGAAGCATTAGATAAACTACTTATTTTAATTGACCAACTTGAAGAGAAAGGGATCAGCATTAGCCACCTTGACCTTGGTGGCGGTTTAGGTGTCCCTTATGACGCAGAAAAACCACCAGAGCCAAAAGAGTACATGAATGCGGTTATCGAAAGAATGGGGGATCGTCAGCTTAAACTCCTATTTGAACCGGGTCGCGCGATCATGGCAAATGCAGGTATTCTAGTGACTAAAGTTGAGTTCTTAAAAATCAACGACCATAAGAGCTTTGCCATTGTAGATGCTGCCATGAATGACCTCATTCGCCCAGCTTTATACAGCGCTTGGCAAAATATTATTCCACTGAACAATACTTTTACAGAGTCAGAAACTCGCCCACTACGTAACTATGATATCGTTGGGCCTATCTGTGAAACAGGGGATTTCTTAGGTAAAGATCGTCAACTTGCATTAGCAGAGGGTGATTATCTAGCTGTTCGTAGTGCTGGTGCATACGGCGCGACCATGAGTTCAAACTATAATTCACGTTGTCGCCCTGCCGAAGTGATGGTGGACGGTGAAAAAGCCTTTATCGTACGTGAACGTGAAGAGCACCGCACATTATGGGCGGGCGAGCACATTTTACCATAGAGATAAAATCGCCATTTAAGCTAACCTCAGTGTCCGCTTAAATGGCTTAACAACCTGTATTTATTAAAAACAGTATTACGTTAGAAAATAGATGGAAATAGAATAGAGATGAACATCCAGTTTTCAAAAATGCACGGCTTAGGCAATGACTTCATGGTCATTGATAATGTCACTCAAAATGTTTTCCTCTCTAAGGATGCAATCCGTCGTTTAGCCGATCGTAATTTTGGTATCGGATTTGACCAATTATTAATGGTTGAAGCCCCCTATGATCCCGATTTAGATTTTCATTATCGTATTTATAATGCTGATGGCAGTGAGGTTGAGCAATGTGGCAATGGCGCTCGATGTTTTGCACGTTTTGTAAAACTCAAAGGGTTAACACAGAAACGCGTGATTAACGTGAGCACTGCAAAAGGAAAAATTCAGCTTAAAATCGAGCAAGATGGCAATATCACTGTAGATATGGGGAAGCCTATTTTAGAGCCAGCAAAAATCCCTTTTGAAGCGCAGAAAGAAGAAAAAACCTATATTTTACGCGTCGAAGACCATACCGTTTTATGTGGTGCTGTTTCAATGGGCAACCCACACTGTGTAGTGCTAGTCGATGATATTGACAACGCCCCAGTAGAGACTCTTGGTCCATTATTAGAAAAGCATGAGCGCTTCCCTAATAAAGTGAATGTTGGGTTTTTACAAGTGATCAGCCGCGACTTTGCCAAACTACGTGTTTGGGAGCGAGGGGTTGGTGAAACGCTAGCGTGTGGCACTGGTGCATGTGCGGCTGCAGTTATCGGCCAATTACAAGGCCACCTAGACACGCATTGTTCCATTGAACTTCCAGGCGGAAAACTAAAGTTTTTCTGGCAACCGGGACAAAACGTGCGCATGACAGGAGCAGCAGAGTTTGTATTTGATGGGCAAATTCAAGTTTAAAAAAGTAGACAGATTGGTTTTCATCTCTGTCTACTTAGCGACTTACTGTTTACCGTCTTAATAATGAAATCGTTACAGCAGCCCATTGAAGAGTACTTAAACCACCTTGCCAGTCAACGTGGTTTAAGTCCTGTGACCATTACAAACTATCGCCGTCATTTAATAGAGTTTACCAACCAGTTAATTGGCAAACAGGTAAATGAATGGATTGAACTAGATAGTAATCACGTACGCTTAATGGTGAAAGAGCTCAACCATAGTGGTATCAAAGCGCGTTCCATCGCAACAAAGTTGTCTTCATTACGATCATTTTTAGAGTTTCTCGTACAAAATGAAGTGCTTACTTTCAATCCCGCTAAAGGCGTTGCGGCTCCCAAATTAGATAAACCACTACCTAAAAACATCTCTGTTGATGAAGTCTTTCAGTTACTCGACATTGATGACCAAGACCCGCTAAGTGTACGAGATCAAGCGATGATGGAATTAATGTATTCCTCTGGTTTAAGGTTAAGTGAGTTAGTGGGCATTAACTTAAAAGATGTAAAATTACGTGAAAAAGAGATAATGGTACTGGGTAAAGGTAGTAAACAACGCTTACTGCCGATCACTCAGAAAGCGGTGCTGACGCTACACGCATGGTTAAAGTTACGCCCTGAATTTTGTGAAGCAGGAGAAACCGCTCTGTT contains:
- the coaBC gene encoding bifunctional phosphopantothenoylcysteine decarboxylase/phosphopantothenate--cysteine ligase CoaBC — encoded protein: MSALLGKKILLGISGGIAAYKCAELTRRLKDQGADVRVVMTNSAKEFITPLTMQAVSGHAVADSLLDPRAEAGMGHIELAKWADLILLAPATANLIARLRAGFADELLTTLCVAAPAPIAVSPAMNMEMYLAPATQENINVLAQRGLHIWGPGKGPQACGDIGPGRMLEPDDLVTRAIDFFNPEKPILAGVNISITAGPTQEALDPVRYISNHSSGKMGFSLAEAAQQMGANVTLISGPVHLATPAGVNRIDVLSAVDMHQASLQGLNDCDIFIACAAVADYRPEQVADQKMKKQQGVDDLTIKLVKNPDIIADVASANDNTFCVGFAAETQDVERYALDKLKRKKLKLIAANDVAKSGQGFNSEKNALTVFSETERFAITLADKKIVAQQLLAIIAQQYFAG
- the radC gene encoding DNA repair protein RadC, giving the protein MVTLKDWPNQERPREKLLLRGSSALSDAELLAIFLRTGCKGIDVVELSRLLISEFGSLHALFGASESDFCAKKGLGQAKFVQLQAVLEMSRRYLQEPLQKGECLTSVEQTKAFLIAKMHAYPHEVFGAILLDTQHQIICFHEFFFGSIDSATVHPRIIVQKVLHENAAAIILVHNHPSGDPTASICDRKITEKIIDAMKLIDVRVLDHFIVGHQKTTSFAEKGWI
- the mscS gene encoding small-conductance mechanosensitive channel MscS, whose translation is MANSLEWINNNQGLIIEYGLNIVSALLTLIIGMIIARVIANGFHKVLTKRELDPTIVEFVSHMVKYVIIAFVVIAALSRIGVQTTSFIALIGAAGLAVGLALQGSLSNFASGVLIVILRPFKAGEYIEAAGIAGSVESVQIFATTLVTPDNKFVVVPNSSILGGNIINYSRKPTRRIDLVIGVSYQADLAKTKSVLEAVLTANPLVLKDPGVTVAVAELADSSVNFVVRPWVNSDDYWPVRFELMQAIKDGLDEAGIEIPFPQMDVHMDK
- the slmA gene encoding nucleoid occlusion factor SlmA, which translates into the protein MVTATKKKINRKDDILRALAVMLEGKPGQRITTAKLAAQVGVSEAALYRHFPSKARMFEGLIEFIENTVFTQINLIKEQQKQTFTRIEHLLHFLLGFAEQNPGITRILTGDALLGENERLQLRIEHVFSKIESQIKQILREKPMLGGDKLNTDETVIANLLLAYVEGRMNQFVRSQFKQKPTQNFKAQWAFFENQLKQS
- the dut gene encoding dUTP diphosphatase; the encoded protein is MKQISLKILDPRIGTEFPLPEYATIGSAGMDLRACVDHSIVIQPGETQLIPTGIAIHIEDPNLAATILPRSGLGHKHGIVLGNLVGLIDSDYQGPLMVSCWNRSDRAFTLEAGERLAQLVFLPVVQAKFEVVDSFESSDRGEGGFGHSGKR
- the rpmG gene encoding 50S ribosomal protein L33, whose translation is MRDKIRLNSSAGTGHFYTTDKNKKTMPEKFEIKKFDPVVRKHVMYKEGKIK
- the mutM gene encoding bifunctional DNA-formamidopyrimidine glycosylase/DNA-(apurinic or apyrimidinic site) lyase is translated as MPELPEVETSRRGISPHIIGSTVYDVVVRQPKLRWPIPATLLAHLKARKLLSIDRRAKYLLLNFETGTLLIHLGMSGSLRICTEQSPIEKHDHADIIFDNCLLRYTDPRRFGAILWLGDNPQDSSLLAHLGPEPLSESFTAEHLFQLAGKRKIPVKQFIMDQKVVTGVGNIYATEALFIAGISPIRAAGNISVKRYQLLCLAIKDILAKAIQQGGTTLRDFVGGDGKPGYFQQTLHIYGKTGSDCPKCQTALKSLKLAARNSVYCPKCQK
- the rpmB gene encoding 50S ribosomal protein L28, which codes for MSRVCQVTGKRPATGNNVSHAKNRTRRRFLPNLQTHRFWVESENRFVKLRLTTKGMRIIDKKGIDSVLADIRANGEKV